The Fructilactobacillus ixorae genome has a window encoding:
- the tpx gene encoding thiol peroxidase: protein MQVKLMAQTVSLLGTPPAVGDLLPDFTVINDQGQPVTAPDLLGKLMVLCAVPDLNTDVCSLETKKFNQQADQFPKARFVTISNNRLAEQTDWCAAEGVQNLEILSDEPGSFGKATGLYIPSFKRLARAVFVVNAEGQITYEEVLAQVASEPDYAAAVNALQQLY from the coding sequence ATGCAAGTGAAGTTAATGGCGCAAACGGTATCGTTATTAGGAACCCCACCCGCTGTGGGGGATTTATTGCCCGATTTTACGGTGATTAATGATCAGGGCCAACCAGTTACTGCACCAGATTTACTAGGCAAGCTTATGGTGCTGTGTGCAGTTCCAGATTTGAATACGGACGTTTGTAGTCTAGAAACCAAAAAATTTAACCAGCAGGCAGATCAATTTCCAAAGGCCCGGTTTGTAACGATCTCCAACAATCGGCTCGCGGAACAAACCGATTGGTGTGCGGCTGAGGGCGTGCAAAACCTGGAGATTTTGTCAGATGAACCGGGCTCGTTCGGTAAGGCAACCGGGTTATACATTCCCAGCTTTAAACGCCTGGCGCGGGCGGTGTTTGTGGTAAATGCCGAAGGGCAGATTACCTACGAAGAAGTGTTAGCACAGGTTGCCTCCGAGCCGGATTATGCCGCTGCCGTAAACGCGTTACAACAACTGTACTAG